In a genomic window of Dyadobacter fermentans DSM 18053:
- a CDS encoding two-component regulator propeller domain-containing protein: protein MSGKVAMRVMKRIFSNLLIVLLAAICWLPAVGNAADPAAGRVLRYSIGEGLSFGVVNSMTQDNDGLMWFATGDGVSRFDGTTFRNYKYDRSDPHSLPGNYVKSILRDKDGTIWVSSRDGIGEFLPAKQQFNRYKPFQNQNGAGNDVSDISQGGGNSLWLALNGSGFASFNTQNHQFTLYNQQTLPGLFTNSILNVFEDSQGMLWLGSRDSGIEVWKKGGSGKLVKVAFNLNNVPSARVNAIYEDHLRNVWIASSRGLILFKRSEGRFYDLHIDTFHHSDIYLSVIEDHRQNLLIGVQDGGIYRLALDQVASRPAEALIFEPVRDKDNKGITQRSVQSLYIDKDRNVWLGTYGEGTFLMSAIPEKFRKFEQKTIDSRAEGYLRYYGMCADKDGNLWIGTDGDGIFKTTASGEVLKHYAASAKPGQLPDGAVIAAHRDRQDRLWFGTYSKGLVRYDPATDTFKRYAHDPADPHSLGRNDVRVIYQDKRKNVWVGTNGGGLGLLDERTGKFRSFVPSNSSINANDVRAITEDKYGNLWIGTYGGGLNYLNTRTMQFVSWFNEAGKEPFLSNRIIFSLYMDPLDRLWIGSEGNGLLLFDTRAKSVRYFDEKRGLASNVINAIQPEGTDKVWVSTDKGLSRISARTGAIENFDTSHGLQGGQFNPGSTLFNAKSGLMSFGGTEGWNLFDPAKVSASRYQPKVMISGMRIFGKDKEGNEPVSLFEYLGKARRFTIRPGQPIFTIDFTALNYAYPELTRYAYMLEGLDKDWNYVQNERSATYRYLPSGNYEFKVKVANQDGVWFDDYASLPIRVMPPWYQSWWAYMLYILTVGVVLYYYQQYKLGQEKMKYEVQLAQLETRQQIELNERKFSFFTNVSHEFRTPLTLIINPIREMMQAAGADATSPSMHIIYRNAKRLLSLVDQLLLFRKADQQTDQLKPAAHHLPQLITEVFQCFLHQAEQKHIRYELALPEAELEVICDWEKIEIAVFNLISNALKFTPEHGTVNVQVVDMGEQVEIVVSDTGPGIPADAGDDIFKVFHQYADRRFAAKGGFGIGLYLAKTFVENHFGTLQYESELDRGTTFRVLLWKAHPGLASGAVAGEARDSVLLEELSDGVLPVKAPALPDWQSELLDMKEPSPGIYTMLVVDDDPEIRQYLSTVFAGKYKIFEAGSGEEGLELVRKHLPDIVISDVMMGGISGIELCRQMKLDMALSHIPVILLTASTSQDVRLKGIEGGADDHISKPFDNGILVARVASILRNRNDLQRYFYNEITLQTSDFKISAEYREFLTECIRIVESHITDSAFNIKVLASEIGMSHSTLYSRIKSISGQSATSFVRFIRLRKAAQLLITTDTTISETAFSVGINDIRYFREHFQKLFGMKPSEYVKKFRKPFHERTTIDKDIFRQKSV from the coding sequence ATGTCTGGAAAAGTGGCTATGCGGGTGATGAAACGCATATTTTCAAATTTATTGATCGTTTTGCTCGCGGCGATCTGCTGGCTGCCGGCAGTTGGGAATGCGGCGGACCCTGCGGCGGGGCGCGTGCTGCGCTATTCCATCGGTGAAGGGCTTTCTTTCGGCGTGGTGAACAGCATGACGCAGGACAACGACGGGCTCATGTGGTTCGCGACGGGCGACGGCGTGAGCCGGTTCGATGGCACCACGTTCCGCAATTACAAATACGACCGCAGCGATCCGCACAGCTTGCCGGGTAATTATGTCAAATCCATTCTCCGCGATAAGGACGGCACGATCTGGGTGTCCTCGCGCGACGGGATCGGAGAATTTTTACCTGCCAAGCAGCAATTCAATCGATATAAACCATTCCAAAACCAGAACGGCGCCGGAAACGACGTGAGCGACATCAGCCAGGGAGGCGGCAATAGTCTGTGGCTGGCGCTGAACGGCTCCGGTTTCGCTTCGTTCAACACCCAAAATCATCAATTTACCCTCTATAACCAGCAAACGCTGCCTGGGCTTTTTACCAATTCCATCCTGAATGTGTTCGAAGATTCACAGGGAATGCTGTGGCTCGGCTCCCGCGACAGCGGCATTGAGGTCTGGAAAAAAGGCGGGTCGGGCAAGCTGGTGAAAGTCGCATTCAATTTAAACAATGTGCCTTCGGCGAGGGTCAATGCGATTTACGAAGATCACCTGCGCAACGTCTGGATCGCATCTTCCCGCGGGTTGATCCTCTTCAAGCGGAGCGAAGGCCGCTTTTACGACTTGCATATCGATACATTCCATCACAGCGACATCTACCTTTCGGTAATCGAAGACCACCGGCAAAACCTGCTCATCGGCGTGCAGGACGGCGGCATTTACAGGCTCGCATTGGATCAGGTAGCGTCGCGGCCGGCGGAAGCCCTCATTTTTGAACCGGTTCGGGATAAGGACAATAAAGGTATTACGCAGCGTTCGGTGCAGTCGCTTTATATTGATAAGGACCGCAACGTATGGCTCGGCACGTACGGGGAAGGCACTTTCCTGATGAGCGCTATTCCCGAGAAATTCAGGAAGTTCGAGCAAAAAACGATCGATTCCCGCGCCGAAGGATACTTGCGCTACTACGGCATGTGCGCGGACAAGGACGGCAACCTGTGGATTGGCACCGATGGCGATGGCATTTTCAAAACCACGGCCTCAGGCGAGGTATTAAAGCATTATGCCGCGTCCGCAAAACCCGGCCAGTTACCGGATGGTGCCGTAATCGCCGCGCACCGCGACCGCCAGGACCGCCTGTGGTTCGGGACTTATTCCAAAGGATTGGTGCGGTACGACCCCGCCACGGATACTTTTAAACGCTACGCCCACGATCCTGCCGACCCGCATTCCCTCGGGAGAAACGACGTGCGGGTGATTTACCAGGACAAGCGTAAAAATGTATGGGTAGGCACCAATGGGGGCGGACTGGGGCTGCTCGATGAGCGGACGGGTAAATTCCGCAGTTTCGTGCCATCCAACAGCTCCATCAATGCCAACGACGTCCGTGCCATTACCGAGGACAAGTATGGCAACCTGTGGATCGGGACTTATGGCGGCGGGCTCAACTACCTCAATACCCGCACGATGCAGTTCGTTTCATGGTTCAATGAGGCGGGGAAAGAGCCTTTTTTGTCCAACCGCATCATATTTTCCCTTTACATGGACCCGCTCGACCGGCTATGGATAGGGTCGGAGGGTAATGGGCTGCTGCTGTTCGACACGCGCGCCAAATCGGTCCGCTACTTTGATGAAAAGCGCGGGCTTGCAAGCAATGTGATCAATGCCATCCAGCCCGAGGGTACGGACAAGGTTTGGGTGAGCACCGACAAAGGCCTGTCGCGGATCAGCGCACGCACGGGCGCTATCGAGAATTTCGATACCAGCCACGGCTTGCAGGGCGGGCAGTTCAACCCTGGTTCTACATTATTCAATGCCAAAAGCGGCCTGATGAGCTTCGGCGGAACAGAGGGCTGGAACCTCTTCGACCCGGCAAAAGTGAGCGCATCGCGGTACCAGCCGAAGGTGATGATCAGCGGAATGCGCATTTTCGGCAAAGACAAGGAAGGTAACGAGCCGGTTTCGCTTTTCGAATACCTGGGCAAAGCGCGCCGGTTCACCATCCGGCCCGGTCAGCCGATCTTCACGATTGATTTTACGGCATTAAACTACGCCTACCCGGAGCTGACCCGCTACGCCTATATGCTGGAAGGGCTCGATAAGGATTGGAACTATGTACAAAATGAGCGATCGGCAACCTACCGTTATTTGCCGTCGGGGAATTATGAGTTCAAGGTAAAAGTGGCCAACCAGGACGGGGTTTGGTTTGATGACTACGCTTCGTTGCCGATCCGTGTGATGCCGCCCTGGTACCAGAGCTGGTGGGCGTACATGCTGTACATTCTGACGGTCGGCGTGGTACTTTACTATTACCAGCAATACAAGCTCGGGCAGGAGAAGATGAAGTACGAAGTTCAGCTCGCGCAGCTCGAAACGCGCCAGCAAATCGAACTGAATGAGCGCAAGTTTTCGTTTTTTACCAATGTATCGCATGAGTTCCGCACGCCGCTTACATTGATTATCAACCCGATCCGGGAAATGATGCAGGCCGCGGGCGCGGATGCCACTTCGCCGAGCATGCACATCATTTACCGCAATGCGAAGCGGCTACTCAGCCTGGTGGACCAGCTGCTGCTTTTCCGCAAGGCCGACCAGCAAACCGACCAGCTCAAACCCGCCGCTCATCACCTGCCACAGCTTATTACAGAAGTATTTCAATGCTTCCTGCACCAGGCCGAGCAGAAGCACATCCGCTACGAGCTCGCCCTCCCGGAAGCGGAGCTGGAAGTGATTTGTGATTGGGAAAAAATTGAAATAGCCGTATTTAACCTGATTTCAAATGCATTGAAATTCACGCCTGAACATGGCACTGTGAATGTGCAGGTGGTTGATATGGGCGAGCAGGTGGAGATCGTCGTGAGCGATACCGGCCCGGGCATCCCGGCGGATGCGGGCGATGACATTTTCAAGGTGTTTCACCAGTACGCCGACCGCCGTTTTGCGGCCAAAGGTGGTTTTGGAATTGGATTATACCTGGCTAAAACCTTTGTAGAAAACCATTTCGGAACGCTGCAATATGAGTCGGAGCTTGACCGCGGCACGACGTTCCGGGTGCTGCTGTGGAAGGCCCATCCGGGGCTGGCTTCCGGTGCCGTTGCGGGCGAAGCGCGCGACTCGGTGTTGCTGGAAGAACTGTCCGATGGCGTGCTGCCCGTGAAAGCACCCGCCTTGCCCGACTGGCAGAGCGAGTTACTCGACATGAAGGAGCCCTCGCCCGGCATTTATACGATGCTTGTGGTGGACGACGACCCGGAGATCCGGCAATACCTTTCGACGGTGTTCGCGGGAAAGTACAAAATATTCGAAGCCGGGAGCGGGGAGGAGGGGCTGGAACTTGTGCGCAAACATTTGCCCGATATCGTGATCAGCGATGTGATGATGGGCGGCATTTCAGGCATTGAATTGTGCCGGCAGATGAAGCTCGATATGGCATTGAGCCACATTCCGGTGATCCTGCTCACGGCAAGCACCTCCCAGGACGTCCGGCTCAAAGGCATCGAAGGCGGGGCCGACGACCATATCAGCAAGCCGTTCGATAACGGCATACTCGTGGCCCGCGTGGCTTCCATCCTGCGAAACCGCAACGATCTTCAACGGTATTTCTACAACGAAATCACGCTGCAAACAAGCGATTTTAAGATTTCGGCGGAGTACCGGGAGTTCCTCACCGAATGTATCCGCATTGTAGAAAGCCACATTACCGACTCTGCTTTCAATATAAAAGTGCTCGCTTCCGAGATCGGAATGAGCCATTCCACGCTGTACAGCCGCATTAAGTCCATTTCCGGCCAGTCGGCGACGAGCTTTGTCCGGTTCATACGCCTGCGCAAGGCCGCGCAGCTGCTGATCACGACCGACACGACGATCAGCGAAACGGCATTCAGCGTCGGCATTAACGACATCCGGTATTTCCGGGAACACTTCCAGAAATTGTTTGGAATGAAGCCTTCGGAATATGTGAAGAAATTCAGAAAACCCTTCCACGAGCGTACGACGATCGACAAGGATATTTTCCGTCAGAAATCCGTGTAA
- the treZ gene encoding malto-oligosyltrehalose trehalohydrolase codes for MRNTGASFSAGQCKFTVWAPEKDAMQLVIDGRPPADMLKDEEGYFELDVSDIAPGARYRFAPAGGDSYPDPASHFQPDGVHGASAVVDHEAYRWSDAGWKGLPLQDLIFYEVHTGTFTPEGTFEGIISKLDYLSSLGVNAIELMPVSQFPGGRNWGYDMVFPYAVQHSYGGPDGLKALVDAAHAKGIAVFLDVIFNHLGPEGNYLPQFGPYFTDQYCTPWGNAINFDGEWSDGVRAYFCQAVMHWYEHYHLDGLRVDAVHMMFDNGAVHFWELVSRELNVMRQRMGRNFYLIAESDLNSPHVVKSPENGGWDFDVQWLDDFHHALYVLLDESGRDRYEDFGSIGQWGKAFTDGFVHSGEYVRFRKRRHGASSAGIPGEKFLVFNQNHDQVGNRVGGERLSMLVSFERQKLAAAAILLAPYLPMLFMGEEYGAQTPFFYFVSHSDEELIQKVVEGRRKEFENYKWEKDPPNPQDETTFQGSKLDWSEPERGEHAALLRWHRALIALRKTHPALRHFAKNDVRVNIVSDTCLVLHRRSADQQTELACIFNLGETTADVALPGDAQPWITILNSRDADWNGESKPATEPQEPAPLQEGKIAVQGLTAIVCERA; via the coding sequence ATGCGCAACACAGGTGCAAGCTTCTCCGCAGGACAATGTAAATTCACGGTTTGGGCTCCCGAAAAAGATGCCATGCAACTCGTCATCGACGGCCGTCCGCCAGCCGATATGCTCAAAGACGAAGAAGGATACTTCGAACTCGACGTGAGCGACATTGCGCCCGGCGCGCGGTACCGTTTCGCACCAGCAGGCGGCGACAGCTATCCCGATCCTGCGTCGCATTTCCAGCCCGACGGCGTGCACGGCGCATCCGCGGTGGTCGATCACGAAGCTTACCGGTGGAGCGATGCCGGCTGGAAAGGCCTCCCGTTGCAGGATCTTATATTTTACGAGGTACACACCGGTACTTTTACACCCGAAGGCACTTTTGAAGGGATTATTTCAAAACTAGATTACCTGTCCAGTCTGGGTGTCAATGCGATCGAGCTGATGCCCGTGTCGCAGTTCCCGGGCGGGCGCAACTGGGGGTATGATATGGTGTTTCCCTACGCCGTGCAGCACAGCTACGGCGGTCCCGATGGCCTGAAAGCGCTCGTCGATGCCGCTCACGCAAAGGGTATCGCCGTGTTTCTCGACGTGATTTTCAATCACCTCGGTCCGGAGGGTAATTACCTGCCGCAATTCGGGCCGTATTTCACCGATCAATACTGTACGCCCTGGGGCAATGCGATCAACTTCGACGGCGAATGGTCCGACGGCGTGCGGGCCTACTTCTGCCAGGCCGTCATGCATTGGTATGAGCATTACCACCTCGACGGCCTGCGTGTGGACGCCGTGCACATGATGTTCGACAATGGCGCCGTGCATTTCTGGGAACTGGTGTCCCGGGAGCTCAATGTAATGCGCCAGCGAATGGGCCGCAATTTCTACCTCATTGCCGAAAGCGACCTGAACAGTCCGCACGTGGTGAAATCGCCGGAAAATGGCGGCTGGGACTTCGACGTTCAATGGCTCGACGACTTCCACCACGCATTATATGTGCTGCTCGATGAAAGCGGACGCGACCGGTACGAGGATTTCGGCAGCATCGGGCAATGGGGCAAGGCCTTTACCGACGGCTTCGTGCACAGCGGCGAATACGTCAGGTTCCGCAAGCGGCGGCACGGCGCATCGTCGGCGGGCATTCCGGGCGAAAAATTCCTCGTGTTCAACCAAAACCACGATCAGGTGGGCAACCGCGTCGGGGGAGAGCGACTGAGTATGCTCGTCAGTTTTGAAAGACAAAAACTGGCTGCCGCCGCCATTTTGCTGGCTCCCTATCTGCCTATGCTCTTCATGGGCGAAGAATATGGCGCGCAGACGCCCTTCTTCTACTTTGTGAGCCATTCCGACGAAGAACTGATCCAAAAGGTGGTGGAAGGCCGCAGGAAGGAATTTGAAAACTACAAGTGGGAAAAAGATCCGCCCAACCCGCAGGATGAAACCACTTTTCAGGGCTCCAAACTCGACTGGTCGGAGCCGGAGCGCGGGGAGCACGCTGCTTTGCTCCGCTGGCACCGCGCTTTGATAGCCTTGCGTAAAACGCATCCGGCCTTGCGCCATTTTGCCAAAAACGATGTGCGTGTAAACATCGTCAGCGACACTTGCCTGGTGCTTCACCGCCGCAGCGCCGACCAGCAGACCGAACTGGCCTGCATTTTCAACCTCGGCGAAACAACCGCGGATGTGGCATTACCCGGCGACGCGCAGCCATGGATTACGATATTGAACTCGCGCGACGCGGATTGGAATGGTGAATCAAAACCGGCAACCGAGCCCCAGGAGCCCGCTCCGCTGCAAGAGGGCAAAATCGCAGTGCAGGGTTTAACGGCAATCGTATGTGAGCGTGCGTGA
- a CDS encoding flavin monoamine oxidase family protein, with product MNKNTPLNNGMKPGLETEVAIIGAGTSGLYSAFRLTEVGKYTGSQVQIFDMSERLGGRLESVVLPGMNFWGELGGMRYLTSQEIVTTLIEGYPLTEKDPAKRKFVLNDRMTPIPFPMGNAADLLFYLRKEHFKQDAWNVAQQNGEKLVTRYYLNDDDIGFSSDQLFNKIIYDVLMADPWFVENFSDRVKKGPTEYDYAFMLTSEDWDKVKPHLRYHFPGSPYDGRKVNDLGFWNLIKDQVSQEGYLFVANAGGYYSNTINWNAAEAFPYMVGDFSADVTYKTIGEGYDSIAYALANQYTGIEGACIWSENKLITFSKGHERRDDFRYELTFLNIPSNTLWHVYANHIILGMPRKSLQLLDQENFFFNANENARLCGNIESVIMEPAFKILMGFPEPWWKKLGIDSGHSITDLPMRQCYYFGTDEQTNNAMLLGSYGDMETETFWKALSENEVLFKVRAARSASLDELKALEHEQATQLMVNEIMSQLRELHGHEVEIPEPYVTYFRDWSDDPFGAGYHAWKAGVAVWDVMPYMRKPNADENIYVVGEAYSDQQGWVEGAFCEAEKMLDSHFGLTRPHWLNDRYYMGW from the coding sequence ATGAACAAAAACACGCCACTTAACAACGGAATGAAGCCCGGCCTGGAAACCGAGGTCGCCATCATCGGTGCGGGAACGTCCGGCCTTTACAGCGCCTTCCGGCTGACGGAGGTGGGCAAATACACCGGATCGCAGGTGCAGATATTCGACATGAGCGAGCGGCTCGGCGGGCGGCTCGAATCGGTGGTCCTGCCCGGGATGAACTTTTGGGGCGAACTGGGCGGCATGCGTTACCTCACGTCCCAGGAAATCGTCACCACGCTCATCGAAGGTTACCCGCTCACGGAAAAAGACCCGGCGAAGCGGAAATTTGTGCTCAACGACCGCATGACGCCCATTCCATTTCCGATGGGCAATGCGGCGGATCTGCTGTTTTACCTCCGAAAGGAGCATTTCAAACAGGACGCGTGGAATGTGGCGCAGCAGAATGGGGAAAAGCTGGTGACAAGGTATTATCTCAACGACGACGACATCGGTTTCAGCTCCGACCAGCTTTTCAATAAAATCATTTACGACGTGCTCATGGCCGATCCGTGGTTCGTAGAAAACTTCTCCGACAGGGTCAAAAAAGGCCCGACCGAGTACGACTACGCGTTCATGCTCACCAGCGAGGATTGGGACAAGGTGAAGCCGCATCTGAGATACCACTTCCCCGGTTCGCCTTATGACGGCCGGAAGGTCAACGACCTCGGTTTCTGGAACCTGATCAAGGACCAGGTTTCGCAGGAAGGTTATCTGTTTGTCGCGAATGCGGGAGGTTATTATTCCAACACGATCAACTGGAATGCCGCGGAGGCGTTTCCGTACATGGTAGGCGATTTTTCGGCGGATGTTACCTATAAAACCATCGGGGAAGGCTACGACAGCATTGCCTATGCGCTGGCAAATCAGTATACGGGCATCGAGGGTGCGTGTATCTGGTCGGAAAACAAGCTGATCACGTTCTCGAAAGGCCACGAACGGCGCGATGATTTCCGCTACGAGCTGACATTCCTGAACATTCCTTCGAATACGCTCTGGCATGTTTATGCAAACCATATTATCCTCGGTATGCCGCGCAAATCGCTCCAATTGCTCGACCAGGAGAACTTTTTCTTCAATGCCAATGAAAATGCACGGCTTTGCGGCAACATCGAGTCGGTGATCATGGAGCCTGCATTCAAGATCCTGATGGGCTTTCCCGAGCCGTGGTGGAAGAAGCTCGGCATCGATTCGGGGCATTCGATCACCGACTTGCCCATGCGCCAATGCTACTATTTCGGGACCGACGAGCAGACCAACAACGCTATGCTGCTAGGCAGCTATGGCGATATGGAAACCGAGACTTTCTGGAAAGCACTTTCCGAAAATGAAGTTTTGTTCAAAGTCCGGGCAGCGCGGTCGGCCTCGCTGGACGAGCTGAAAGCATTGGAACACGAACAGGCAACACAGCTGATGGTGAACGAAATCATGTCGCAGCTGCGCGAGCTGCACGGCCACGAGGTGGAGATTCCCGAGCCTTACGTGACCTACTTCCGCGACTGGTCCGACGATCCGTTCGGTGCCGGTTACCATGCGTGGAAGGCCGGGGTGGCCGTTTGGGACGTGATGCCCTACATGCGCAAGCCCAATGCCGACGAGAATATCTACGTCGTGGGTGAAGCCTATTCCGACCAGCAGGGCTGGGTGGAAGGCGCATTTTGCGAAGCCGAAAAGATGCTCGACAGCCACTTCGGTCTCACGCGTCCGCATTGGCTGAACGACCGTTACTATATGGGCTGGTGA
- a CDS encoding FAD-dependent oxidoreductase yields the protein MSQPSDRHFDVIVVGGGAIGLSTGYHLGKGKAKTLVLEQFTFKNQLGSSAGVSRQYRIPYPEEYMVQMALDAQPYWDELQSLTPKTLLDKVGTLWFGDPAVHSTEGNIAEAEQALKALNVPYTSLTAREIEAQYHFRDLPDTYTGLFQADGASIDFRATIETLYEACERDPYTTLQDESPVTRIEQDGSLFQVTTPKGVFTSEKLVLVPGPYVDNAINLLGFTIEATYWNMSSCYFKKTDPTIQYPTWFVFQNAIGSNGNQFYGFPGVAWDHPEYIRVAPDFVIDPLASPEQRTLVPNPQELAYTSEWVRRHMTGLDPTPHFTSTCLIALSKIANKELLIDFAPPYVPNHQNIVVYATGWAAKFTPFLGKILTEMAIDGHSTFDISPFKLGYNYFKAL from the coding sequence ATGTCGCAACCATCAGATCGTCATTTCGATGTGATCGTGGTCGGGGGAGGGGCGATTGGCCTCTCCACCGGCTACCATTTGGGAAAAGGAAAGGCCAAAACGCTGGTCCTGGAACAGTTTACCTTCAAAAACCAGCTCGGCAGCTCCGCCGGCGTGTCGCGCCAGTACCGCATTCCTTACCCCGAAGAATACATGGTGCAAATGGCGCTCGATGCCCAGCCGTACTGGGACGAGCTGCAAAGCCTCACCCCGAAAACCCTGCTCGACAAGGTGGGGACGCTGTGGTTCGGCGATCCGGCCGTGCATTCCACGGAGGGCAACATTGCCGAGGCCGAGCAGGCGCTCAAAGCGCTGAATGTGCCTTACACGAGCCTCACGGCCAGGGAGATCGAAGCGCAATACCATTTTCGCGACCTGCCCGATACTTACACCGGCCTTTTCCAGGCAGACGGCGCAAGCATCGACTTCCGGGCGACGATCGAAACGCTGTACGAGGCCTGCGAACGCGATCCCTACACGACCTTGCAGGACGAATCGCCGGTGACGCGCATCGAGCAGGACGGGAGCCTGTTTCAAGTAACTACCCCGAAAGGCGTTTTTACGAGCGAAAAGCTGGTGTTGGTGCCGGGGCCTTATGTCGATAATGCGATCAATCTGCTCGGTTTCACCATCGAAGCGACTTATTGGAATATGTCGTCGTGCTATTTCAAGAAAACCGACCCGACGATCCAATATCCCACCTGGTTTGTATTCCAAAATGCCATCGGTTCGAATGGTAACCAGTTTTACGGCTTCCCGGGCGTGGCCTGGGACCATCCCGAGTACATTCGCGTGGCGCCGGATTTCGTGATCGACCCGCTCGCCAGTCCCGAGCAGCGCACGCTCGTGCCGAACCCGCAGGAGCTGGCCTACACATCCGAATGGGTGCGCCGGCATATGACCGGTCTCGACCCGACGCCGCATTTCACGTCCACCTGCCTCATAGCCCTCAGCAAGATCGCCAACAAGGAACTGCTGATCGACTTTGCGCCGCCGTATGTACCCAACCATCAAAACATCGTGGTTTACGCCACCGGCTGGGCCGCCAAATTCACACCGTTTTTGGGCAAAATACTGACCGAAATGGCGATTGACGGCCATTCTACGTTCGATATATCGCCGTTCAAGCTGGGCTATAATTATTTCAAAGCGCTTTAA
- a CDS encoding heme-binding protein, with the protein MLKVASSAPQTTRLGGSPTETTSMFGPLTDLIGTWVGNKGWNLVAVPNQRGGFILLVQPYTETLTVTPLSTPTPNRGTHIVQQVPTLLYQLTIHSNTDGSLLHAENGTWLLLQDCPDEFSIARQASVPHGDSLLALGGSSVTGGAPVFPEISTLPITGPGSKPLGYTDPYLTPMPGFNKVNPNATLHDAIAGQTITSATTISVSTANKGGITNIPFIVQNANTTSFEATYWIETVQNPNTGGSFLQLQYSQNSIIEFIPQFHDPSKLIQWPHVNINTLVKQ; encoded by the coding sequence ATGTTAAAAGTTGCTAGTAGTGCTCCCCAAACGACCCGTTTGGGTGGCTCCCCCACAGAAACCACATCCATGTTCGGTCCGCTTACCGACCTTATCGGTACGTGGGTGGGGAACAAGGGCTGGAACCTCGTAGCGGTCCCCAACCAGCGGGGCGGGTTTATCCTCCTCGTGCAGCCCTACACCGAAACCCTCACCGTAACGCCCCTGAGCACGCCTACGCCCAACCGCGGAACGCACATTGTGCAGCAGGTGCCCACATTGCTTTACCAGCTTACCATTCATAGCAATACCGACGGCAGTTTGTTGCACGCGGAAAACGGCACCTGGCTTTTGTTGCAGGATTGCCCCGATGAGTTCAGCATTGCCCGCCAGGCGTCGGTGCCGCACGGGGATTCGCTGCTGGCGCTTGGCGGCTCGTCGGTAACCGGCGGTGCGCCCGTTTTCCCCGAAATCAGTACATTGCCGATCACCGGCCCCGGCTCGAAGCCGCTGGGCTATACTGATCCTTACCTGACGCCCATGCCGGGTTTCAACAAGGTGAACCCCAATGCGACCTTGCACGACGCGATCGCCGGGCAGACGATCACCTCCGCCACCACCATTTCAGTTAGTACGGCCAACAAGGGCGGCATTACCAACATTCCATTCATCGTTCAGAACGCGAATACTACGAGTTTCGAGGCTACCTACTGGATCGAAACCGTGCAGAACCCCAACACCGGCGGGTCGTTCCTTCAATTACAATACTCGCAGAATTCCATTATCGAGTTCATTCCGCAGTTCCACGATCCGTCTAAGCTGATTCAGTGGCCGCATGTGAACATCAACACCCTCGTGAAACAATAG